A window of Eikenella corrodens contains these coding sequences:
- a CDS encoding FecCD family ABC transporter permease produces MSVPPPKRSAGYPLLMATLACLLLLAVLFSLSWGRYPVPPGGVWRSLVQGAVQLASEWHLPFAASLPQIQADEVQANIVLNLRLPRILAAMLVGAALAASGAAYQGIFRNPLVSPDLLGVSSGACVGAALSILLGWSIWGTQAAAFAGGLLAVLMTLALPRLIGRNSAVILVLAGIVVSGFMSATLGLMKYLADPETELAEIVYWQMGSLAKSEYGNLAALVPVMLLAAGALVAMRWRINVLSLGDREARLVGAEIRRERTIMVVCATLLTASAVCMSGTIGWLGLVVPHLARLAAGDNNLRTLPLSILAGALFLLCTDTLARNLYEQEIPLGIITGFIGAPFFAWVLVRQKVSD; encoded by the coding sequence ATGTCTGTGCCGCCGCCCAAACGTTCTGCCGGCTATCCGCTGCTGATGGCCACCCTTGCCTGCCTGTTGCTGCTGGCGGTGTTGTTTTCCCTGTCGTGGGGGCGCTATCCCGTGCCGCCGGGCGGGGTATGGCGCAGTTTGGTGCAGGGGGCGGTGCAACTGGCATCTGAGTGGCATTTGCCCTTTGCGGCAAGCCTGCCGCAGATTCAGGCCGACGAGGTGCAGGCCAATATTGTGTTGAATTTGCGCCTGCCGCGTATTTTGGCAGCCATGCTGGTGGGCGCGGCGCTGGCGGCTTCGGGCGCGGCTTATCAGGGAATTTTCCGCAACCCGCTGGTGTCGCCCGATTTGCTCGGCGTGTCTTCTGGTGCCTGCGTAGGCGCGGCGTTGTCGATTCTGCTCGGCTGGAGCATTTGGGGCACGCAAGCAGCGGCCTTTGCCGGCGGACTGTTGGCTGTGTTGATGACTTTAGCGCTACCTCGGCTGATCGGGCGCAATTCGGCAGTGATCTTGGTGCTGGCGGGGATTGTGGTGTCGGGCTTTATGTCGGCCACGCTCGGGTTGATGAAATATCTGGCCGACCCGGAAACCGAGCTGGCGGAAATCGTGTATTGGCAGATGGGCAGCCTGGCCAAATCGGAATACGGCAATCTGGCGGCGCTGGTGCCGGTAATGCTGCTGGCGGCTGGCGCGCTGGTGGCGATGCGTTGGCGCATCAACGTGTTGTCACTGGGCGATAGGGAAGCGCGGCTGGTGGGGGCGGAAATCCGGCGCGAACGCACGATTATGGTGGTGTGCGCCACGCTGCTGACTGCCTCGGCGGTGTGCATGAGCGGCACCATCGGCTGGCTGGGTTTGGTGGTGCCGCACTTGGCGCGGCTGGCGGCGGGCGACAACAACCTGCGCACGCTGCCGCTCTCCATCTTGGCCGGCGCACTGTTTTTGCTGTGCACCGACACGCTGGCACGCAATCTGTATGAGCAGGAAATCCCGCTGGGTATCATCACCGGCTTTATTGGCGCACCGTTTTTCGCTTGGGTGCTGGTACGGCAGAAAGTGTCAGATTAG
- a CDS encoding ABC transporter ATP-binding protein, producing the protein MLNIENLHYAYRGHPVLNGVNLHIEHGTLLTLLGRNGAGKSTLLNCIAGLLAPQQGRVLLNGQNVQAMRPRQIARLVGYVSQAAPQTYRYSVLDYVVLGRAARLGLAAKPKDEDYAVAMQALETLNIARLARHIYMETSGGEKQLANIAKVLVQQPELILFDEPTSALDYGSAVQTLRLVADLSERGYTIIMTTHNPEHPLLLHGRLPHSQTAILGRDGTLLSGNTADILNNERLEQLYGVGLRLLDVPDWPRRVCAVAQL; encoded by the coding sequence ATGCTGAATATCGAAAACTTGCATTATGCCTACCGCGGCCACCCTGTGCTCAACGGCGTGAACCTGCACATCGAACACGGCACGCTGCTCACGCTGCTCGGCCGCAACGGCGCGGGCAAATCCACCCTGCTCAACTGCATCGCCGGCCTACTTGCTCCGCAGCAGGGGCGCGTGTTGCTGAACGGGCAAAACGTGCAGGCCATGCGGCCACGCCAGATTGCGCGGCTGGTGGGCTATGTGTCGCAGGCCGCGCCGCAAACCTACCGCTACAGCGTGTTGGATTATGTGGTGCTTGGGCGTGCCGCCCGTTTGGGTTTGGCCGCCAAACCGAAGGATGAAGACTATGCCGTTGCCATGCAGGCTCTGGAAACGCTGAATATCGCCCGCCTGGCCAGGCATATTTATATGGAAACCAGCGGCGGCGAAAAGCAGCTGGCCAATATTGCCAAAGTGCTGGTGCAGCAGCCCGAATTGATTTTATTTGACGAGCCCACTTCTGCACTCGATTACGGCAGCGCCGTACAAACCCTGCGGCTGGTGGCGGATTTGTCCGAACGCGGCTACACCATCATCATGACCACGCACAATCCCGAACATCCGCTGCTCCTGCACGGCCGCCTGCCGCACAGCCAAACCGCCATCCTCGGCCGCGACGGCACGCTGCTCTCCGGCAACACCGCCGATATTTTGAACAACGAAAGGCTGGAACAACTCTACGGCGTCGGTCTGCGCCTGCTCGACGTGCCCGATTGGCCGCGCCGCGTGTGCGCCGTGGCGCAATTGTGA
- a CDS encoding FeoB-associated Cys-rich membrane protein has translation MLQYIIVALIMLASAFFLLRKFVFKPKKTKRDCSSGCGKCGGCG, from the coding sequence ATGCTTCAATATATTATCGTTGCCCTCATCATGCTTGCCAGCGCATTCTTCCTGCTGCGGAAGTTCGTGTTCAAACCGAAAAAAACGAAACGCGATTGCAGCAGCGGCTGCGGCAAATGCGGCGGCTGCGGTTAG
- a CDS encoding glycerol dehydrogenase has translation MQTIAIQSPGKYIQGAGLFGQIGAHVSPLADNVAVLADKFVLSILQDKLSGSLNASGVRHTIVPFNGECSRTEIERVKNIAEQNGAKAVIGVGGGKTLDAAKAVAYYAGLPVVVCPTIASTDAPCSALSVIYTDAGEFESYLFFPNNPERVLVDTEVVANAPVRLLAAGIGDALATWFEARACANSGADTMAGAKVSPTALTLAKLCYETLLENGRKAVSAVKDKVVTPAVERVVEANTYLSGVGFESGGLAGAHSVHNGLTVLPETHHNLHGEKVAFGLLTQLMLENADNAELEQVVGLCVDVGLPVTLAQIGVTEGIEAKMRQVAEAACAEGDTMGNMPGNVQPADVYAALLAADRFGRDYLAKSAR, from the coding sequence ATGCAAACCATCGCCATCCAATCTCCCGGCAAATACATCCAAGGCGCAGGCCTGTTCGGGCAAATCGGCGCACACGTTTCGCCGCTGGCCGACAACGTGGCCGTGTTGGCGGACAAGTTCGTCCTGTCCATCTTGCAGGATAAACTTTCAGGTAGCCTGAATGCGTCCGGCGTACGGCACACGATTGTGCCGTTTAACGGCGAGTGCAGCCGTACCGAAATCGAGCGCGTAAAAAACATTGCCGAACAAAACGGCGCCAAAGCCGTTATCGGCGTGGGCGGCGGTAAAACTTTGGATGCGGCCAAGGCGGTTGCTTATTACGCGGGCCTGCCCGTGGTCGTGTGCCCTACCATTGCCTCCACCGATGCGCCGTGTTCCGCGCTGTCCGTGATTTACACCGATGCGGGCGAGTTTGAATCCTACCTGTTCTTCCCCAACAATCCCGAACGCGTGCTGGTGGACACCGAAGTGGTGGCCAACGCACCGGTGCGCCTGCTGGCCGCAGGCATCGGCGACGCACTGGCCACCTGGTTTGAAGCGCGTGCCTGCGCCAACAGCGGCGCGGACACCATGGCCGGGGCAAAAGTGTCGCCCACCGCGCTCACGCTGGCCAAACTCTGTTACGAAACGCTGCTGGAAAACGGGCGCAAAGCCGTGTCTGCCGTAAAAGACAAAGTGGTAACCCCCGCCGTGGAACGCGTGGTGGAAGCGAACACCTATCTGAGCGGCGTGGGTTTTGAAAGCGGCGGTTTGGCGGGCGCGCACTCAGTGCACAACGGTTTGACCGTGCTGCCCGAAACCCACCACAACCTGCACGGCGAAAAAGTCGCTTTCGGCCTGCTGACCCAGCTCATGCTGGAAAACGCAGACAACGCCGAACTGGAACAGGTTGTCGGCTTGTGCGTGGATGTCGGATTGCCCGTTACGCTGGCACAAATCGGCGTAACCGAAGGCATTGAAGCCAAAATGCGTCAAGTGGCCGAAGCCGCCTGCGCCGAAGGCGACACCATGGGCAATATGCCCGGCAACGTGCAGCCCGCCGACGTGTATGCCGCCCTGCTGGCCGCCGACCGCTTCGGCCGGGATTATCTGGCAAAATCAGCGCGTTAA
- a CDS encoding IS630 family transposase (programmed frameshift), translating to MAYSADLRNKALNYYEQCKNISQTAATFNLSRNTLYLWIRLRKQTGSLKHQVTGLNAVKLDRQKPAQYVGQHQDAYLHEIAKHFDCTAAAVCYALKQMGMTRKKRPTTYKEQDPATVTYYLTQLAEFSDYQRVYLDETGFDRYLFRPYARSLKGQIVKAQISGKRYQRLSLVSAQVGNRLIAPMVYQNTMTGVFFEAWFQQCLLPALTQKSVIILDNARFHRMGVLREMAEKLGHKVLPLAPHSPEPNPIEKVWANIKRYLRTVLSDYARFDDALLSYFDFN from the exons ATGGCATACTCTGCGGACTTAAGAAACAAAGCTTTAAACTATTACGAACAATGCAAAAACATCAGCCAAACCGCAGCAACGTTTAACTTGTCAAGAAACACGCTTTACTTATGGATTCGTCTTAGAAAACAAACAGGCAGCCTAAAACATCAAGTTACCGGTCTAAACGCCGTCAAATTGGATAGGCAAAAACCGGCTCAATATGTTGGGCAACACCAGGATGCCTATCTGCATGAAATCGCCAAACATTTTGATTGTACGGCAGCCGCCGTTTGCTATGCGCTCAAACAGATGGGGATGACGCGCAAAAAAAGAC CCACCACTTACAAAGAACAAGACCCGGCCACAGTAACGTATTATTTGACACAGCTGGCCGAATTTTCCGACTACCAACGTGTTTATTTGGATGAAACAGGATTTGACCGCTACCTGTTCCGTCCCTATGCCCGCAGCCTGAAAGGGCAAATAGTGAAAGCGCAGATAAGTGGAAAAAGATACCAACGCTTATCTCTGGTGTCCGCACAAGTCGGCAACCGGCTGATTGCTCCGATGGTTTATCAAAATACGATGACCGGAGTCTTTTTTGAAGCGTGGTTTCAGCAATGCCTGCTGCCCGCATTGACTCAAAAATCGGTGATTATTTTGGATAATGCACGATTTCACCGTATGGGTGTCTTACGGGAAATGGCGGAAAAATTGGGACATAAGGTATTGCCTCTTGCACCTCATTCACCTGAGCCCAACCCGATTGAGAAGGTGTGGGCGAATATTAAGCGGTATCTGCGAACCGTATTGTCTGATTACGCCCGATTTGACGATGCGCTACTGTCCTACTTTGATTTTAATTGA
- a CDS encoding enterochelin ABC transporter: MLEIIFMLLVVAVPLLHLYTFFTEAGHLGQWEPWLVIVMLVLTGTWFIYFVSPSARMKLGIQLLLIAGIIAFIFLLQYSADLKQA, encoded by the coding sequence ATGCTCGAAATCATCTTCATGCTGCTGGTAGTGGCCGTTCCACTGCTGCATCTCTACACCTTCTTCACCGAAGCCGGCCATCTCGGCCAATGGGAACCGTGGCTGGTGATTGTCATGCTCGTTTTGACCGGCACTTGGTTTATCTATTTCGTCAGCCCTAGCGCACGGATGAAGCTGGGCATCCAACTGCTGCTGATTGCAGGCATCATTGCCTTCATTTTTCTTTTGCAATATTCCGCAGATTTAAAGCAAGCATAG
- a CDS encoding homoserine dehydrogenase produces MQPIRIGILGMGTVGGGTAKLLSENAQEITRRLGREVCISMAASHNTDRIRKLCPSDTVVSDDVFQVARSADVDIVVELIGGTDTAREVVLCAIENGKHVVTANKKLLAEYGNEIFALAAEKNVMVMFEAAVAGGIPIIKALREGLAANRIKSVAGIINGTSNFILSNMREHGSPFADVLKQAQELGYAEADPTFDIEGHDAAHKLSIMSALAFGTPINFQHCYLEGISKLESQDIRYAEELGYRIKLLGITRKTDEGIELRVHPTLVPECRLLAQVEGVMNAVLVQSNMVGETLYYGAGAGAAPTASAVVADIIDTARLMHAASEQRVPPLAFRRNEQLPVLPIDAITSSYYLRVSAQDKPGVVADIGRILAEQGISIEALLQKGVINHENAEIVILTHQTKEKHIKAAIAQIEALEHVFQPVMMLRMESLHG; encoded by the coding sequence ATGCAACCAATCAGAATTGGCATCTTGGGGATGGGTACCGTCGGCGGTGGTACGGCCAAATTATTGTCGGAAAACGCGCAGGAAATCACGCGCCGCCTGGGGCGCGAAGTGTGCATCAGTATGGCCGCCAGCCACAACACCGACCGCATCCGCAAACTATGCCCGAGCGACACGGTGGTGTCGGACGATGTGTTTCAGGTAGCCCGCAGCGCGGATGTGGATATCGTGGTGGAGCTGATCGGCGGTACGGATACGGCACGCGAAGTGGTGTTGTGCGCCATTGAAAACGGCAAACACGTGGTCACCGCCAACAAAAAACTCTTGGCCGAATACGGCAACGAAATTTTCGCGCTGGCGGCGGAAAAAAATGTGATGGTAATGTTTGAAGCGGCGGTGGCCGGCGGTATTCCGATTATCAAAGCCTTGCGCGAAGGCCTGGCCGCCAACCGCATCAAATCGGTGGCCGGCATCATCAACGGCACCAGCAACTTCATCCTGAGCAATATGCGCGAGCATGGCAGCCCGTTTGCCGACGTGCTCAAGCAGGCACAGGAGCTGGGCTATGCCGAAGCCGACCCGACTTTCGATATCGAAGGCCACGATGCGGCGCACAAACTGAGCATTATGTCCGCGCTGGCGTTCGGCACGCCGATTAATTTCCAACACTGCTACCTGGAAGGCATCAGCAAGCTGGAAAGCCAAGACATCCGCTACGCTGAAGAGCTGGGCTACCGCATCAAACTGCTGGGCATCACCCGTAAAACCGACGAGGGCATCGAACTGCGCGTACACCCCACGCTCGTGCCGGAATGCCGCCTGCTGGCGCAGGTGGAAGGCGTGATGAACGCCGTGCTGGTGCAATCCAATATGGTGGGCGAAACCCTGTATTACGGTGCCGGCGCCGGTGCCGCCCCAACCGCCAGCGCCGTGGTGGCCGACATCATCGACACCGCCCGCCTGATGCACGCCGCCAGCGAGCAGCGCGTGCCGCCGTTGGCTTTCCGCCGCAACGAACAGCTGCCGGTGTTGCCGATCGACGCAATCACCAGCAGCTACTACCTGCGCGTATCGGCGCAAGACAAACCCGGCGTGGTGGCCGACATCGGCCGTATCCTCGCCGAGCAGGGCATCTCCATCGAAGCCCTGCTGCAAAAAGGCGTGATCAACCATGAAAACGCCGAAATCGTGATTCTCACCCACCAGACCAAAGAAAAGCACATCAAGGCCGCCATCGCCCAAATCGAAGCACTGGAACACGTTTTCCAGCCTGTGATGATGTTGCGCATGGAAAGCCTGCATGGCTGA
- a CDS encoding FeoA family protein, with the protein MSTIPLSQLRKGAVAHIDSIVPNPVFGELDALVSRRLADLGFSGGMPLQVIAVGGFGRGPFAVRLGNQSQFSLRHDEAGKIMCHVVDAEQKQPAP; encoded by the coding sequence ATGTCCACCATCCCACTCTCCCAGCTGCGCAAAGGCGCGGTTGCGCATATTGATTCCATTGTCCCCAATCCCGTGTTCGGCGAGCTTGATGCCTTGGTGTCGCGCCGTTTGGCGGATTTGGGCTTTTCCGGCGGCATGCCTTTGCAGGTGATTGCCGTGGGCGGTTTCGGGCGCGGGCCGTTTGCGGTGCGCTTGGGCAACCAGTCGCAGTTTTCGCTGCGGCACGATGAGGCGGGGAAGATTATGTGCCATGTGGTCGATGCGGAACAAAAGCAGCCTGCACCTTAA
- the feoB gene encoding ferrous iron transporter B: protein MELSYFALIGAPNCGKTVLFNGLTGAHAKVANYPGVTVDKREGAFLDDEAVRIVDLPGTYSLRTTSPDEAVAKDVAVGKLGIPPDAIIAVADATNLRMTLRMILELKTLKLPMVVSLNMSDVAQRRGLNIDAAKLSELLGVPVLETVAVSASGVQAVREAVAQLPRKRSFPASPASAERTLDELDSDALYHEVESILAQVVRTEMTLPAWHKKLDEIVLHPVWGMVLLMVILFMVFQAVYTWAAPIMDAIEGGFGWLGEWVAANMQPGILNDLIVNGVIAGTGSVLVFLPQITILFAFILLLEDSGYLPRAAFLLDNVMAKSGLSGRSFIPLLSSFACAVPAVMSARTIHDPRERLVTIAVAPLLTCSARLPVYALIIAAVIPDRTVGGIFNLQGLTLFVLYIAGILSAALAAYLMKRLARIKGNVQQFPLLMELPTFRMPNFKHILTSLWDRVKAFLKRAGTIIFALTVILWGLVSWPAPPEGATGAAIDYSLAGMIGHAIQPLFAPLGFTWEMCIAMIPGIAAREVVVAALGTVYAVGASSEDAVQNALIPIVHSNWGLPTAFAFLAWYVYAPMCAATLAVIRRETKSLKHTAIIAGYMFALAYLAAFAVYQISSRIL, encoded by the coding sequence ATGGAACTGAGCTATTTCGCCCTTATCGGCGCGCCGAACTGCGGCAAAACCGTCTTGTTCAACGGGCTGACCGGCGCGCATGCCAAAGTGGCCAATTATCCTGGCGTAACGGTGGACAAGCGCGAAGGTGCGTTTTTGGACGACGAAGCCGTGCGCATTGTCGATTTGCCCGGCACATACAGCCTGCGCACCACCAGCCCCGACGAAGCGGTGGCGAAAGACGTGGCGGTGGGCAAACTCGGCATTCCGCCCGATGCCATCATTGCCGTGGCCGACGCGACCAACCTGCGCATGACGCTGCGCATGATTTTGGAACTGAAAACGCTGAAACTGCCGATGGTGGTGTCGCTGAACATGAGCGACGTGGCGCAGCGGCGCGGTTTGAATATCGACGCGGCGAAACTGAGCGAACTGTTGGGCGTGCCCGTGCTGGAAACCGTGGCTGTGAGCGCGTCTGGCGTGCAGGCGGTGCGCGAAGCCGTGGCGCAGTTGCCGCGCAAACGCTCGTTCCCCGCCAGTCCTGCTTCCGCCGAACGCACGTTGGACGAATTGGACAGCGACGCGCTTTATCACGAAGTCGAATCCATTTTGGCGCAAGTCGTGCGCACGGAAATGACTTTGCCCGCCTGGCACAAAAAATTGGACGAAATCGTGCTGCACCCCGTGTGGGGCATGGTTTTGCTGATGGTTATCCTGTTCATGGTGTTCCAAGCCGTGTACACCTGGGCCGCACCGATTATGGATGCCATCGAAGGCGGCTTCGGCTGGCTGGGCGAATGGGTGGCCGCCAATATGCAGCCGGGTATTTTGAACGATTTAATCGTGAACGGCGTGATTGCCGGTACGGGCAGCGTGCTGGTGTTCCTGCCGCAGATTACCATCCTGTTCGCCTTCATCCTGCTGCTGGAAGACTCGGGCTATCTGCCGCGCGCCGCATTTTTACTGGATAACGTGATGGCGAAAAGCGGATTGTCCGGCCGTTCGTTCATTCCGCTGCTGTCCAGCTTCGCCTGCGCCGTGCCTGCCGTGATGTCCGCCCGCACCATCCACGACCCGCGTGAGCGGCTGGTGACCATCGCCGTCGCCCCGCTGCTGACCTGTTCCGCGCGGCTGCCCGTGTATGCGCTGATTATCGCCGCCGTCATCCCTGACCGCACCGTGGGCGGGATATTCAACCTGCAAGGGCTGACGCTGTTTGTGCTGTACATCGCAGGTATACTGTCCGCCGCACTTGCCGCCTACCTCATGAAACGGTTGGCGCGGATTAAGGGCAACGTGCAGCAGTTCCCGCTGTTGATGGAGCTGCCCACCTTCCGTATGCCCAACTTCAAACACATCCTGACCAGCCTGTGGGACAGGGTGAAAGCCTTCCTGAAACGCGCCGGCACGATTATTTTCGCGCTGACCGTGATTCTGTGGGGCTTGGTGAGCTGGCCTGCGCCGCCCGAAGGCGCAACCGGTGCGGCAATTGATTACAGTCTGGCCGGCATGATCGGCCACGCCATCCAGCCGCTGTTCGCCCCGCTGGGCTTCACTTGGGAAATGTGTATCGCCATGATTCCGGGCATCGCCGCGCGCGAAGTGGTCGTGGCCGCGCTGGGCACGGTGTATGCCGTGGGCGCGTCGTCCGAAGACGCAGTGCAGAACGCGTTGATTCCCATCGTCCACAGCAACTGGGGTCTGCCCACCGCCTTCGCATTTTTGGCTTGGTATGTCTACGCCCCCATGTGCGCCGCCACTTTGGCCGTGATTCGGCGCGAAACCAAATCGCTGAAACACACCGCCATCATCGCGGGCTATATGTTCGCACTCGCCTACCTCGCCGCCTTCGCCGTTTACCAAATTAGTTCAAGGATTTTGTGA
- a CDS encoding ABC transporter substrate-binding protein, translating to MFSTPSKLRAALFAGLLLAFQPVHARTVHDINNQSVELPQQVNRIADLWPANNQVVLMLGGADKLVATTEATRNLPWFAKVYPRIKNVPALSNGQTVQSEALLSVRPDVVLLSQPAMQQQVLRAGMKPVLVRFQDFNGLKQTVRITADVIGGNAPQIARQYNAELDGNLRFVRSRLANLSNAQKPTVLHLTGGANLRRIDGGRSIIGEWIRIAGGRPALSEQANLSEVSMEAIVQANPDVIIVGGRNAAQAIARIKQDPAWQSIKAVQNNRLHANPIGTFGWDRYSTEAALQVLWAAKLLHPQRFSDVDMTAKIQDFYRRYYRYNLSAAEAQRILQGLDPQ from the coding sequence ATGTTTTCAACACCAAGCAAACTCAGAGCCGCCCTGTTTGCCGGCCTGCTGCTCGCCTTCCAGCCCGTGCACGCCCGCACCGTGCACGACATCAACAACCAAAGTGTGGAGCTGCCGCAACAGGTAAACCGCATTGCCGACCTGTGGCCGGCCAACAACCAAGTGGTACTGATGCTCGGCGGTGCCGACAAACTGGTGGCCACCACCGAAGCCACCCGCAACCTGCCGTGGTTTGCCAAGGTGTATCCGCGTATTAAAAACGTGCCCGCTCTGAGCAACGGCCAAACCGTGCAGAGTGAAGCCCTGCTCAGCGTGCGCCCCGATGTGGTGCTGCTTTCCCAGCCCGCCATGCAGCAGCAGGTGTTGCGCGCCGGGATGAAGCCCGTGCTGGTGCGCTTCCAAGACTTTAACGGCCTCAAGCAAACCGTACGCATCACTGCCGACGTGATCGGCGGCAACGCCCCGCAAATCGCCCGCCAATACAACGCCGAATTAGACGGCAACCTGCGTTTCGTTCGCAGCCGGCTGGCCAATCTGAGCAACGCGCAGAAGCCCACCGTGCTGCACCTCACCGGCGGTGCCAACCTGCGCCGCATTGACGGCGGCCGCTCGATAATCGGCGAATGGATACGCATTGCCGGCGGTCGCCCCGCATTGTCCGAACAGGCCAACTTGAGCGAAGTATCGATGGAAGCCATTGTTCAGGCTAATCCCGACGTGATCATCGTGGGTGGGCGCAACGCCGCGCAGGCCATCGCCCGCATCAAACAAGATCCGGCCTGGCAGAGTATCAAAGCCGTGCAGAACAACCGCTTGCACGCCAACCCGATTGGCACATTCGGTTGGGATCGCTACAGCACCGAAGCCGCCCTGCAAGTGTTGTGGGCAGCCAAGCTGCTGCATCCGCAACGGTTTAGCGATGTGGACATGACCGCCAAAATCCAAGATTTCTACCGCCGCTACTACCGCTACAACCTCAGCGCGGCCGAAGCACAGCGCATCTTGCAAGGCTTAGACCCGCAATAG
- the trpB gene encoding tryptophan synthase subunit beta, with translation MIQEQLNPLILPDQNGNFGQHGGRIGHPALAQALAELEAGFHSIIRDADFISEMKRLQATYVGRPSPIYHARTLSKRGAQIFLKREDLNHTGAHKINHCIGEVLLAKKLGKKKVIAETGAGQHGVALATAAALLGLECEIHMGVVDIAKEHPNVSRMKILGAKLVPVSAGAGTLKEAVDSAFAAYLEQIDSSIFAIGSVVGPAPYPEMVAYFQSIVGHEAREQFQREQGGLPDEVIACVGGGSNAIGLFNAFMDDPSVALVGVEPAGEGLDKPGRHAATMTKGKFGNIQGFNCYYLQNEDGTPAAVHSIASGLDYPGVGPQHCHLKDIGRGRYETATDAECLNAFLALSREEGIIPALESAHAVAYALRRAAELDGGKRLLVNLSGRGDKDIDFVLGKLDLA, from the coding sequence ATGATTCAAGAGCAGCTCAACCCCCTCATCCTTCCCGATCAAAACGGCAACTTCGGCCAGCACGGCGGCCGCATCGGCCATCCCGCACTGGCCCAAGCCCTGGCCGAACTGGAAGCCGGTTTTCACAGCATCATCCGCGATGCCGACTTCATCAGCGAAATGAAACGCCTGCAAGCCACCTATGTCGGCCGCCCCAGCCCCATCTACCACGCCCGCACCCTCTCCAAACGCGGTGCGCAAATCTTCCTCAAACGCGAAGACCTCAACCACACCGGCGCCCACAAAATCAACCACTGCATCGGCGAAGTGCTGCTGGCCAAAAAACTCGGCAAGAAAAAAGTGATTGCCGAAACCGGCGCAGGCCAACACGGCGTAGCGCTGGCCACCGCCGCCGCCTTACTCGGCCTCGAATGCGAAATCCACATGGGCGTGGTCGATATTGCCAAAGAGCACCCCAATGTATCGCGCATGAAAATCCTTGGTGCCAAACTCGTGCCGGTATCTGCCGGAGCAGGCACGCTTAAAGAAGCCGTTGATAGCGCTTTCGCCGCCTATCTGGAACAAATCGACAGCAGCATATTCGCCATCGGCTCCGTAGTCGGCCCCGCACCGTATCCCGAAATGGTGGCCTATTTCCAAAGCATTGTCGGCCACGAAGCGCGCGAACAATTCCAGCGCGAGCAGGGCGGCTTGCCGGATGAAGTCATCGCCTGCGTGGGTGGCGGCTCCAACGCCATCGGCCTATTCAACGCCTTTATGGACGACCCATCCGTAGCCTTGGTGGGCGTAGAGCCGGCCGGCGAAGGCCTCGACAAGCCCGGCCGCCACGCCGCCACCATGACCAAAGGCAAATTCGGCAATATCCAAGGCTTCAACTGCTACTACCTGCAAAACGAAGACGGCACACCCGCTGCCGTACATTCTATTGCCTCCGGTCTGGATTACCCCGGCGTCGGCCCGCAGCATTGCCATTTGAAGGATATCGGCCGCGGCCGCTACGAAACCGCCACCGATGCCGAATGCCTCAACGCCTTCCTGGCACTCTCACGAGAGGAAGGCATTATTCCCGCGCTCGAATCCGCCCACGCCGTGGCCTATGCCTTACGCCGTGCAGCCGAACTCGATGGCGGCAAACGCCTGCTGGTCAACCTTTCCGGCCGCGGCGACAAAGATATCGACTTCGTGTTGGGCAAATTGGATTTGGCTTAA
- a CDS encoding Mth938-like domain-containing protein translates to MLIQEHQPASACHIDHYQPGQIEIDGHTYRQAVLLDGSGSVQTVTLASAAELQAEDLALAAASRPEVILIGTGERQQFLHPRIAAAASGIGVECMPTAAAVRTYLLLQSEGRRVWAWLWP, encoded by the coding sequence ATGCTGATTCAAGAACACCAGCCCGCCTCCGCCTGCCACATCGATCACTATCAGCCCGGACAAATCGAAATCGACGGCCACACCTACCGCCAAGCCGTATTGCTTGACGGCAGCGGCAGCGTGCAAACCGTTACCCTGGCCTCTGCAGCCGAGCTGCAAGCTGAAGACCTAGCCCTCGCCGCTGCAAGCCGGCCCGAAGTCATCCTCATCGGCACCGGCGAACGGCAACAGTTTTTACACCCGCGCATTGCCGCTGCGGCAAGCGGCATCGGCGTGGAATGCATGCCCACCGCCGCCGCCGTGCGCACCTATCTTTTGCTGCAAAGCGAAGGCCGCCGCGTGTGGGCATGGCTGTGGCCGTAA